The following proteins come from a genomic window of Lycium ferocissimum isolate CSIRO_LF1 chromosome 4, AGI_CSIRO_Lferr_CH_V1, whole genome shotgun sequence:
- the LOC132051587 gene encoding uncharacterized protein LOC132051587 has translation MQDPNYKKDFKFDHVWDMMKDFEKFKDVDAGSKKVRKQGSSYISSESETPTPDSPLVSSPNLSSFSLNLNEDVAGDSTSSQRPIGVKKAKLRRKIEEGFSSAMQMVQSENNRLVELLAKSGADRQRDLEMKDRALKLKEFKEENKKNYCRI, from the coding sequence ATGCAAGATCCAAACTacaaaaaagattttaaatttgATCATGTGTGGGATATGATGAAGGATTTTGAGAAGTTTAAAGATGTCGATGCTGGAAGTAAAAAAGTTCGAAAGCAAGGATCTTCTTATATATCATCAGAGTCTGAGACTCCTACTCCTGATTCACCTCTAGTATCATCTCCTAActtatcatcattttcactaaATTTGAATGAGGATGTTGCAGGTGATTCCACATCATCACAACGACCTATTGGGGTGAAGAAAGCAAAATTGAGGAGAAAAATCGAAGAAGGTTTTTCATCTGCTATGCAAATGGTCCAATCAGAAAATAATCGGCTTGTTGAGTTGTTGGCAAAGTCAGGTGCAGACAGGCAGCGAGATTTGGAGATGAAAGATAGAGCTTTGAAActaaaagaatttaaagaagaaaataaaaaaaattattgtcgAATTTAG